One region of Fusobacterium periodonticum 1_1_41FAA genomic DNA includes:
- a CDS encoding ATP-binding protein encodes MNNFDEEINKVKIFIPSFLEGLSTVRAMIRVYLREHNISELDEIQLLSVVDELTTNAVEHAYSDSQGEIEVVLNYYNNTIFLTVEDFGRGFDESLDSKEDGGFGLSIARKLVDVFEIEKKSKGTIIKVEKRIKEAV; translated from the coding sequence ATGAACAATTTTGATGAAGAAATAAATAAAGTTAAAATATTTATTCCATCTTTTTTAGAGGGTTTATCCACAGTTAGAGCTATGATCAGAGTTTATCTCAGGGAACACAATATAAGTGAGTTAGATGAAATACAACTACTGTCAGTTGTAGATGAACTAACTACTAATGCAGTAGAACATGCTTATAGCGATAGTCAAGGTGAGATAGAAGTAGTGCTAAATTATTATAATAATACTATTTTCTTAACTGTTGAAGACTTTGGTAGAGGTTTTGATGAAAGTTTAGATAGTAAAGAAGATGGTGGGTTTGGTTTATCAATTGCTAGAAAGTTAGTGGATGTTTTTGAGATTGAAAAGAAAAGTAAAGGTACTATTATTAAGGTAGAGAAAAGAATTAAGGAGGCAGTATAA
- the miaA gene encoding tRNA (adenosine(37)-N6)-dimethylallyltransferase MiaA — protein sequence MSILNKAIVIAGPTGVGKTKISIDLAKLLNAEIISSDSAQVYKGLNIGTAKISEKEKQGVEHHLIDILEPIAKYSVGNFEKDVNKILNQNPEKNFMLVGGTGLYINSVTNGLSVLPEADKKTREYLASLDNQTLLELALKYDEEATKEIHPNNRVRLERVVEVFMLTNQKFSELSKKNIKNNNFSFLKIALERNREELYDRINKRVDIMFEEGLVKEVENLYKIYGEKLYSLNIIGYNELIDYFNGLSSLEEASYKIKLNSRHYAKRQFTWFKADKEYVWFNLSEVSEDEVVKKVDTLFNIKS from the coding sequence TTGAGTATTTTGAATAAGGCTATAGTCATAGCAGGACCTACTGGGGTTGGAAAGACTAAAATCTCAATAGACTTAGCAAAATTATTGAATGCTGAGATAATTTCTTCCGACTCTGCTCAAGTCTATAAAGGCTTAAATATTGGAACTGCTAAGATAAGTGAAAAAGAAAAGCAAGGAGTAGAACATCATTTAATAGATATACTTGAGCCAATAGCAAAATACAGTGTTGGGAATTTTGAAAAAGATGTAAATAAGATATTAAATCAAAATCCTGAAAAGAATTTCATGTTGGTTGGAGGAACAGGACTATATATAAATTCAGTGACTAATGGACTATCTGTTTTACCAGAAGCAGATAAAAAAACTAGAGAATATTTAGCAAGTTTAGATAATCAAACTTTGCTTGAACTAGCTTTAAAATATGATGAGGAAGCAACAAAAGAAATTCACCCCAACAATAGAGTTAGACTTGAAAGAGTGGTTGAAGTTTTTATGTTGACTAATCAAAAATTTTCAGAGCTTTCAAAAAAGAATATTAAGAACAATAATTTTAGCTTTTTAAAGATAGCCTTAGAAAGAAACAGAGAAGAACTTTATGATAGAATTAATAAAAGAGTTGACATAATGTTTGAAGAAGGCTTAGTTAAAGAGGTAGAAAATCTTTACAAAATATATGGAGAAAAATTATATAGTTTAAATATAATTGGCTATAATGAACTTATAGATTATTTTAATGGGCTTAGTAGTCTTGAAGAAGCAAGCTATAAAATTAAATTAAATTCAAGACATTATGCTAAGAGACAATTCACATGGTTTAAGGCTGATAAAGAATATGTGTGGTTTAATCTTTCAGAGGTTTCAGAAGATGAAGTTGTTAAAAAAGTAGACACATTGTTTAATATCAAGTCTTGA
- the obgE gene encoding GTPase ObgE — MFIDEVIITVKAGNGGDGSAAFRREKFIQFGGPDGGDGGKGGDVVFVADSNINTLIDFKFKKLFKAQNGENGQKKQMYGKKGEDLIIKVPVGTQVRDFTTGKLILDMNVNGEKRVLLKGGKGGYGNVHFKNSVRKAPKIAEKGGEGAEIKVKLELKLLADVALVGYPSVGKSSFINKVSAANSKVGSYHFTTLEPKLGVVRLEEGKSFVIADIPGLIEGAHEGVGLGDKFLRHIERCKMIYHIVDAAEIEGRDCIEDFEKINEELRKFSEKLANKKQIVIANKMDLIWDMEKFEKFKSYLAEKGIEIYPVSVLLNEGLKEILYKTYDMLSKIEREPLEEEVDITKLLKELKIEKEDFEITRDEEDAIVVGGRIVDDVLAKYVIGMDDESLITFLHMMRNLGLEEALQEFGVQDGDTVKIADVEFEYFE, encoded by the coding sequence ATGTTTATAGATGAAGTTATTATAACAGTTAAAGCTGGGAATGGTGGAGACGGTTCAGCAGCTTTTAGAAGGGAAAAATTTATTCAATTTGGAGGTCCAGATGGTGGAGATGGAGGAAAAGGTGGAGATGTAGTCTTTGTAGCTGATTCTAATATCAACACTCTTATTGACTTTAAATTTAAGAAATTATTTAAAGCTCAAAATGGAGAAAACGGACAAAAGAAACAAATGTATGGAAAAAAAGGTGAAGATTTAATTATTAAAGTTCCAGTTGGTACACAAGTTAGAGACTTTACAACAGGAAAATTAATTCTTGATATGAATGTAAATGGTGAGAAAAGAGTTTTACTAAAAGGTGGAAAAGGTGGATATGGAAATGTGCACTTTAAAAACTCTGTAAGAAAAGCTCCAAAGATTGCAGAAAAAGGTGGAGAAGGAGCAGAGATAAAAGTTAAACTAGAATTAAAACTTTTAGCTGATGTGGCTCTTGTTGGATATCCATCAGTTGGAAAGTCAAGCTTTATAAATAAGGTTTCAGCTGCGAACTCTAAGGTAGGAAGCTACCACTTTACAACTCTTGAGCCAAAACTTGGAGTTGTTAGACTAGAAGAAGGAAAATCTTTTGTTATAGCAGATATACCAGGGCTTATTGAAGGTGCTCATGAAGGTGTAGGACTAGGAGATAAATTCTTAAGACATATTGAAAGATGTAAAATGATTTATCATATAGTTGATGCTGCTGAGATAGAAGGCAGAGATTGTATTGAAGATTTTGAAAAAATCAATGAGGAATTAAGAAAATTCAGTGAAAAATTAGCAAATAAAAAACAAATAGTTATTGCTAATAAAATGGATTTAATTTGGGATATGGAAAAATTTGAAAAATTTAAAAGCTATTTAGCAGAAAAAGGAATTGAAATCTATCCTGTATCAGTGCTTTTAAATGAAGGTTTAAAAGAAATTTTATATAAAACTTATGATATGTTATCTAAAATTGAAAGAGAACCTTTAGAAGAAGAAGTAGATATCACAAAATTATTAAAAGAATTGAAGATAGAAAAAGAAGACTTCGAAATCACAAGAGATGAAGAAGATGCAATAGTTGTTGGTGGAAGAATAGTAGATGATGTTTTAGCAAAATATGTAATAGGTATGGACGATGAATCACTTATTACTTTCTTACATATGATGAGAAATTTAGGATTGGAGGAAGCTCTACAAGAATTTGGTGTACAAGATGGGGATACAGTAAAAATAGCAGATGTAGAGTTTGAGTATTTTGAATAA
- a CDS encoding Fic family protein produces MKKIELYKSFLNSKRPIQKSILSRIENTLRNDFIYNTNAIEGNSLTRQETEVILEYGVTVKGKSLKDHLEVKGQEYAINFLNNIIKENEVLSLRLIKEFHSLILGPVDPEIAGQFKKFKNKIAGSTFETSDPIFVKEDLEKILKDYFSSNENIIEKIAKFHANFEKIHPFSDGNGRTGRLVMNFELMKAGYPICIIKNEDRLEYYNSLNETQANNNYDEIVKFVEENLEKTFEFYFEHISNNWQEEFEMFCKGGNI; encoded by the coding sequence ATGAAAAAAATAGAACTTTATAAAAGTTTTTTAAACTCTAAAAGACCTATTCAAAAATCTATACTTTCTAGAATTGAAAATACTTTAAGAAATGATTTCATATATAATACTAATGCTATTGAAGGTAACTCTCTTACAAGACAGGAAACAGAAGTTATATTAGAATACGGGGTAACTGTAAAAGGAAAATCTTTAAAAGACCATCTTGAAGTTAAGGGACAAGAATATGCTATTAATTTTTTGAATAATATAATTAAAGAAAATGAAGTTTTATCTCTTAGACTTATTAAAGAATTTCATAGTCTTATTTTGGGACCAGTTGATCCTGAGATTGCTGGGCAATTTAAAAAATTTAAAAACAAGATAGCAGGTTCAACTTTTGAAACATCTGATCCTATTTTTGTAAAAGAAGATTTAGAAAAAATTTTAAAAGATTATTTTTCTTCAAATGAAAATATTATTGAAAAAATAGCTAAATTTCATGCTAATTTTGAAAAAATACATCCTTTTTCTGATGGAAATGGAAGAACAGGTAGATTGGTAATGAATTTTGAACTTATGAAAGCAGGATATCCTATTTGTATAATAAAAAATGAAGATAGATTAGAATATTACAATAGTTTAAATGAGACTCAAGCAAATAATAACTATGATGAAATAGTAAAATTTGTTGAAGAAAATTTAGAAAAAACTTTTGAATTTTACTTTGAACATATTTCTAATAATTGGCAGGAAGAATTTGAAATGTTTTGTAAGGGAGGAAATATATGA
- a CDS encoding DEAD/DEAH box helicase yields MENILLEALKTSSIDFNIDSDEKYQYELIANGEEKIVTRLRKYFEDCDEFVISVAFITMGGISLFLEELKNLENKGIKGKILTGDYLTFTEPKALKKLLSYKNIDLKVATNRKHHTKAYFFRKGNIWTLIVGSSNLTQGALTVNFEWNIKVNSLENGKIVKSVLETFNKEFDNLKTLTEEDIENYQKRYEQLKNLIEANNQNIDLNEIKPNSMQVQALKNLEETRTENDRALLISATGTGKTYLSAFDVKQAKAKKILFVAHRKVILERSKISYQRILKNKKLEIFDSNFQINDKDEVVFAMVQTLNKEKNLNIFPKDYFDYIIIDEVHHGGAKTYQSIFEYFKPKFLLGITATPERTDDFNIYQLFNYNVAYEIRLQDAMKEELLCPFHYFGISDIVIDGESIDEKTSIKNLTSDERVRHILEKSKYYSYSGEKLHCLVFVSKVEEAKILVEKFLEQGVKALALSSENSDNEREEAIRKLEEGEIEYIISVDIFNEGVDIPCVNQVILLRPTTSAIVYIQQLGRGLRKHKNKAYTVVLDFIGNYEKNFLIPIAISQNNSYDKDFMKRFLMNATDFLAGESSISFDEISKERIFENINKVNFSNRKLIEEDFKLLESQLGRIPYLYDFYIKNMLSPTVILKYKKDYDEVLKNIAPKYRAGSLNSIEKKFLIFLSTFFTPAKRVHEMLILKELFVKEKLNIGDIESILKDKYSLINQKNNIKNAFEHLSKEIFITLSTTKTFEPVLYRKENYYFLDENFKNSYSSNSYFKILIDDLIKYNLAFAENNYNNFAKESIKLFGEYTKQEAFWYLNLNFNNGFQVSGYTPFENERKLLIFITMDNLSERADYSNEFYDSQTFSWFSKSSRYLKKDNKVTIEGKIAENFYEINVFVKKNNGENFYYLGDVEKVLSAKEIKDSQGKSMVKYIFKLKKDVKKELLDYFNM; encoded by the coding sequence GTGGAAAATATTTTACTAGAAGCATTGAAAACAAGTAGTATAGATTTTAATATAGATTCAGATGAGAAATATCAATATGAGTTAATAGCCAATGGAGAAGAAAAGATTGTTACAAGACTTAGAAAATACTTTGAGGATTGTGATGAATTTGTAATCTCTGTTGCTTTTATAACTATGGGAGGTATTTCTCTTTTTTTGGAAGAATTAAAAAATCTTGAAAATAAAGGAATTAAAGGAAAAATTTTAACAGGAGATTACTTGACTTTCACAGAGCCAAAAGCCTTAAAGAAACTTCTATCATATAAAAATATAGATTTAAAAGTTGCAACTAATAGAAAACATCATACTAAGGCATATTTCTTTAGAAAGGGAAATATTTGGACTTTAATTGTAGGAAGTAGTAACTTAACTCAAGGAGCTTTGACTGTTAATTTTGAATGGAATATAAAGGTAAATTCTCTTGAAAATGGAAAGATAGTTAAATCAGTTTTAGAAACTTTTAATAAAGAATTTGATAATTTAAAAACTTTAACAGAAGAAGATATAGAAAACTATCAAAAAAGATATGAACAACTTAAAAACTTAATTGAAGCTAATAATCAAAATATAGATTTGAATGAAATTAAGCCTAATTCTATGCAAGTACAAGCCTTAAAAAATTTGGAAGAAACAAGAACAGAAAACGATAGAGCCTTGCTTATCAGTGCAACAGGAACTGGAAAAACCTATCTTTCAGCCTTTGATGTGAAACAAGCTAAGGCAAAGAAAATACTTTTTGTAGCACATAGAAAAGTTATTTTAGAAAGATCTAAAATTAGTTATCAAAGAATTTTAAAGAATAAAAAGCTAGAAATTTTTGATTCTAATTTTCAAATAAATGATAAAGATGAAGTAGTTTTTGCTATGGTACAGACTTTAAATAAGGAGAAAAATTTGAATATTTTTCCAAAAGACTACTTTGACTACATCATTATAGATGAAGTACATCATGGGGGAGCTAAGACTTATCAAAGTATTTTTGAATATTTTAAACCTAAGTTTCTATTGGGTATAACTGCAACTCCTGAAAGAACAGATGACTTTAATATTTATCAACTATTTAATTACAATGTCGCCTATGAAATCCGTTTACAAGATGCTATGAAAGAAGAACTGCTTTGTCCTTTCCATTATTTTGGGATTTCAGATATTGTAATTGATGGTGAAAGCATAGATGAAAAAACATCTATAAAAAATCTTACTTCTGATGAAAGAGTGAGACACATTTTAGAAAAAAGTAAGTATTATTCATATAGTGGAGAGAAATTACATTGCCTAGTTTTTGTTTCAAAGGTTGAAGAAGCTAAAATATTAGTTGAGAAATTTTTAGAACAAGGTGTAAAAGCCCTTGCTTTAAGTTCTGAGAATTCTGATAATGAAAGAGAAGAAGCTATAAGGAAGCTAGAAGAAGGAGAAATAGAATATATCATATCTGTTGATATATTCAATGAAGGGGTGGATATACCTTGTGTCAATCAGGTGATACTTTTAAGACCTACCACTTCTGCAATAGTATATATTCAACAACTGGGTAGAGGTTTAAGAAAGCATAAAAATAAAGCCTATACTGTAGTTTTAGATTTTATTGGTAACTATGAGAAAAATTTCTTAATTCCAATAGCCATATCTCAAAATAATAGCTACGATAAAGACTTTATGAAAAGATTTCTTATGAATGCAACTGACTTTTTAGCTGGGGAAAGTTCTATAAGTTTTGATGAAATCTCAAAGGAAAGAATTTTTGAAAATATCAACAAAGTCAATTTTTCTAATAGAAAACTTATAGAAGAAGACTTTAAATTACTTGAAAGTCAATTAGGTAGAATTCCTTATCTATATGATTTCTATATAAAGAATATGCTGTCACCCACTGTGATTTTAAAGTACAAAAAAGATTATGATGAAGTCTTAAAAAATATAGCACCTAAATATAGGGCAGGTTCATTAAATAGCATTGAAAAGAAATTTTTGATATTCCTATCAACTTTCTTTACTCCTGCAAAAAGAGTACATGAAATGTTGATATTAAAAGAATTATTTGTTAAAGAGAAATTAAATATAGGAGATATTGAAAGCATATTGAAAGATAAATATTCTTTAATTAATCAAAAAAATAATATAAAAAATGCTTTTGAACATCTATCTAAAGAAATATTTATTACTCTATCTACAACAAAGACTTTTGAGCCTGTGCTATACAGAAAAGAGAATTACTATTTCTTAGATGAGAATTTTAAAAACTCATATAGTAGCAATTCATATTTTAAAATTTTAATAGATGATTTAATAAAATATAATCTAGCTTTTGCTGAAAATAACTACAATAATTTTGCAAAAGAAAGTATAAAACTTTTTGGAGAGTATACTAAGCAAGAAGCATTTTGGTATCTTAATTTGAATTTTAATAATGGCTTCCAAGTTAGTGGCTACACTCCTTTTGAAAATGAAAGAAAACTTTTAATTTTCATCACTATGGATAATTTATCTGAAAGAGCTGACTATTCAAATGAGTTCTATGACAGTCAAACTTTCAGTTGGTTTTCAAAATCTAGCCGTTACTTGAAAAAAGATAATAAAGTAACTATTGAAGGTAAGATTGCCGAAAATTTCTATGAGATAAATGTTTTTGTAAAGAAAAATAATGGAGAAAATTTTTATTATTTAGGAGATGTTGAAAAGGTTCTATCTGCTAAAGAAATAAAGGATAGTCAAGGGAAATCTATGGTTAAATATATTTTTAAGTTGAAGAAAGATGTCAAAAAAGAATTGTTAGACTACTTCAATATGTAA
- a CDS encoding RidA family protein, which produces MKRVINTTNAPAALGPYSQAIEANGVLYVSGQIPFVPATMTLVSEDVEEQTKQSLENIGAILKEAGYDFKDVVSATVYIKDMNDFTKINGVYDKYLGEVKPARACVEVARLPKDVKVEIGVIAVK; this is translated from the coding sequence ATGAAAAGAGTTATTAACACAACAAATGCACCAGCTGCACTAGGACCTTATTCTCAAGCTATTGAAGCAAACGGAGTTTTATATGTATCAGGACAAATTCCTTTTGTTCCAGCTACAATGACATTAGTTTCTGAAGATGTTGAAGAACAAACAAAACAATCTTTAGAAAACATAGGAGCTATCTTAAAAGAAGCTGGATATGATTTTAAAGATGTTGTTAGTGCAACAGTTTACATCAAAGATATGAACGATTTCACTAAAATAAATGGAGTTTACGACAAATATTTAGGTGAAGTTAAACCTGCAAGAGCTTGTGTTGAAGTTGCTAGATTACCAAAAGATGTTAAAGTTGAAATTGGAGTTATAGCTGTTAAATAG